In one window of Ferrovum sp. PN-J185 DNA:
- a CDS encoding propionate--CoA ligase, giving the protein MGKKLREFYDLSINNPDQFWNDAAQDLYWETPYKQVLDYSQPPFAKWFIGGKTNICFNAIDRHLKMRGDQAALIFVSTEKNQEITYSYNQLFHEVNTMASIMKSLGVKKGDRVVIYMPMIPEAIFAIYACTRIGAIHSVVFGGFAAHSLASRIDDAKPSLMVTADAGLRGGKVVSYKPLVDEACIKAHFPPEKILIVNRGLDPNMSIQEGRDVDYSVQKEKHKNAQVNCEWLDSSHPSYILYTSGTTGKPKGVQRDTGGYLVAMNTSIKYIYCGKPGETFFTTSDIGWVVGHSYIVYAPLIAGMTTIVYEGLPIKPDPGIWWDLVKKYNVTVMFSSPTAIRVLKKQDPSYLDPNKTQSLRYLFLAGEPLDEPTAHWISDSLKIPVVDNYWQTETGWPILSAMLGVEDTPRKFGSPSFPVYGYNVQLINEITAEKAKDNEKGLLAIVPPLPPGCLSTIWGDDERFIKTYFSTFTDKYVYSTFDWGIRDSDGYYFILGRTDDVINVAGHRLGTREIEEAISNHQQIAEVAVVGVSDDLKGQVPYAFVVSKNNAHLMDQQTQLNLEKEIFQIVDQSLGAIARPSRVLFVSILPKTRSGKLLRRSIQALVEGREPGDLTTLDDPTALESIKEALMQSR; this is encoded by the coding sequence ATGGGAAAGAAATTAAGAGAATTTTATGATTTATCCATTAACAATCCTGATCAATTTTGGAATGATGCTGCACAAGACCTTTATTGGGAAACCCCATATAAACAAGTATTAGATTATTCACAACCACCTTTTGCTAAATGGTTTATTGGTGGAAAGACAAATATCTGTTTCAACGCAATTGATCGTCATCTGAAAATGCGCGGAGATCAAGCCGCGTTGATTTTTGTTTCTACAGAAAAAAATCAAGAAATAACTTATTCCTATAATCAACTTTTTCATGAAGTAAATACAATGGCATCAATCATGAAAAGTCTTGGTGTTAAAAAAGGAGATCGAGTAGTTATTTATATGCCAATGATACCCGAAGCCATATTCGCTATTTACGCATGTACGCGAATTGGTGCTATTCATTCTGTGGTATTTGGTGGATTTGCTGCACATAGTCTTGCTTCAAGAATTGATGATGCAAAACCAAGTTTGATGGTTACAGCCGATGCGGGCTTACGTGGTGGGAAAGTGGTTTCTTATAAACCCCTAGTTGATGAAGCATGTATTAAAGCTCATTTCCCTCCAGAGAAAATCTTGATCGTCAATAGAGGACTTGATCCTAACATGTCTATTCAAGAGGGTAGAGATGTGGATTATTCTGTACAAAAGGAAAAACATAAGAATGCACAAGTGAATTGTGAGTGGTTAGATTCATCACATCCATCTTATATATTGTATACATCAGGTACAACAGGTAAACCTAAAGGGGTTCAAAGAGACACTGGTGGATATTTGGTTGCAATGAATACTTCGATTAAATATATTTATTGCGGTAAACCTGGAGAGACCTTCTTTACAACATCAGATATAGGCTGGGTAGTTGGTCACTCTTATATAGTCTACGCGCCTTTAATCGCGGGTATGACGACAATTGTGTATGAGGGACTACCCATAAAGCCAGATCCGGGGATTTGGTGGGATTTAGTTAAGAAATATAACGTCACCGTTATGTTTAGCTCACCTACAGCAATTAGGGTTTTAAAGAAACAAGATCCAAGTTACCTTGATCCCAATAAAACACAATCATTACGATATTTATTTTTAGCTGGTGAACCCCTTGATGAACCTACAGCACATTGGATTTCAGACTCGTTAAAAATACCTGTTGTTGATAATTACTGGCAAACTGAAACTGGTTGGCCAATATTATCTGCTATGTTGGGTGTAGAAGATACCCCAAGAAAATTTGGAAGTCCTAGTTTTCCAGTATATGGTTATAACGTTCAATTGATCAATGAAATAACTGCAGAAAAAGCAAAAGACAACGAAAAAGGTTTGTTAGCAATTGTTCCTCCTCTGCCTCCTGGTTGTTTATCTACTATTTGGGGTGATGATGAACGTTTTATTAAAACCTATTTTTCTACATTTACAGATAAGTATGTATATTCAACATTTGATTGGGGGATTCGAGACAGTGATGGATATTATTTTATATTAGGTAGAACAGATGATGTTATTAATGTCGCTGGTCATAGACTTGGTACCAGAGAAATTGAAGAAGCAATCAGTAATCATCAACAAATCGCTGAAGTTGCTGTTGTTGGAGTAAGTGATGATTTAAAAGGACAGGTACCTTATGCCTTTGTGGTCAGTAAAAATAACGCCCACTTGATGGATCAACAGACACAATTAAATTTAGAAAAAGAAATTTTTCAAATCGTAGATCAATCCTTAGGGGCAATTGCTAGGCCATCTCGTGTGTTGTTTGTATCTATCTTACCAAAAACACGATCTGGTAAATTATTAAGGAGAAGCATACAAGCGTTAGTGGAGGGGAGGGAGCCAGGCGATTTGACAACGTTAGACGATCCGACTGCACTAGAGTCCATTAAGGAAGCGCTAATGCAGTCGCGTTAG
- a CDS encoding RidA family protein yields the protein MSRENISSGSTWEPIIGYSRAVKVGQNVYISGTTGTGADGQIVGKNDPEAQTLQALANIESALKNAGAELKHVVRTRIYVTQIDDWEKIARAHGKFFSEIRPATTLVEVKRLIDPDMLVEIDVDAIIF from the coding sequence ATGAGCCGTGAAAACATTTCCAGTGGGTCAACATGGGAACCAATTATAGGATACTCCCGAGCAGTTAAAGTTGGTCAAAATGTTTATATATCTGGAACAACAGGTACTGGTGCGGACGGACAAATTGTTGGAAAAAACGATCCTGAAGCGCAAACTTTACAAGCCTTAGCTAACATAGAGTCTGCCCTTAAAAATGCTGGAGCAGAATTGAAGCATGTTGTTAGAACACGTATATATGTTACCCAAATTGATGATTGGGAAAAAATTGCAAGAGCGCATGGTAAATTTTTTAGTGAAATACGCCCTGCAACAACCCTAGTTGAAGTCAAAAGACTCATTGATCCCGATATGCTTGTTGAAATTGATGTAGATGCAATCATATTTTAA
- a CDS encoding pseudouridine synthase, translating to MNDELVRLSKIMSMRGLCSRREADVWIEKGWVYVDGQLVNELGYKIRPNQHIEISQNAKTEQKKLLTILINKPIGYVSGQAEEGYTPAVKLITSSNYWSSDNHKISEKFNFIKGLAPCGRLDIDSTGLLVFSQDGRIAKKLIGDESIIEKEYLVRYEGKITEDKLRLLNYGLELDGKKLKQAKVTIQNEDQLKFILVEGRKRQIRRMSELVGLKVIGLKRVRIGNVKLGKLPLGKWRYLEDGEIF from the coding sequence ATGAATGATGAATTAGTGCGACTTTCAAAAATCATGTCAATGCGCGGTTTGTGTTCTAGGCGTGAGGCTGATGTTTGGATTGAAAAAGGTTGGGTCTATGTTGATGGTCAATTAGTTAACGAGTTAGGCTATAAAATCAGACCAAATCAACATATAGAAATTAGTCAAAATGCAAAAACAGAGCAGAAAAAGCTGCTTACTATTCTGATTAACAAACCAATAGGTTATGTTTCTGGTCAAGCGGAAGAAGGGTATACACCTGCCGTAAAATTAATTACTTCAAGTAATTATTGGTCTAGTGACAATCATAAAATATCTGAAAAATTTAATTTTATTAAAGGCTTAGCTCCCTGCGGTAGACTTGATATTGATTCAACTGGTTTATTGGTTTTTAGTCAAGATGGTCGAATCGCAAAAAAACTTATCGGTGATGAGTCTATTATTGAAAAAGAGTATTTAGTTCGTTACGAAGGTAAAATTACTGAAGACAAACTACGGCTACTCAATTACGGACTTGAGCTTGATGGAAAAAAATTAAAACAGGCTAAAGTAACAATACAAAATGAAGACCAATTGAAGTTTATATTGGTAGAAGGACGAAAAAGACAAATTAGAAGAATGAGCGAATTGGTTGGTTTAAAAGTAATTGGTTTGAAACGAGTACGTATTGGTAACGTCAAACTTGGTAAATTACCGCTTGGAAAATGGCGTTATCTTGAAGATGGTGAAATATTTTAG
- a CDS encoding acyl-CoA dehydrogenase: protein MQCYKAPLKDIQFLLHDVLGYNSLKNCYDPELLDIELCNSVLEECAKFTESVLSPINKVGDQQGSTFLDGKVKTAEGFKEAYQQFINAGWNGLISSPDFGGQGLPIMLSAATEEMWHAANMSFTLCPLLTRGAIEAIEFAASHELKDKYLPNMIQGTWTGTMNLTEPQAGSDLSAIKTKAIKEDNHYKIFGQKIYITYGDHDLTDNIIHLVLARLPDAPPGIKGISLFLVPKYLVNDDGSLGPLNDIKTVSIEHKLGIHASPTCVLSYGDREGAIGYLIGEENRGIEIMFVMMNAARFSVGVQGYAIAEMAYQAAYSYTKERKQGIPIGSKEPLPILYHPDVAQSLLGLRLKINACRHLSYYAAKMLDLRRSHDDNEKLFSSQRSDLLTPIVKAFCTEIGNSICYESVQLFGGMGFIEETGVAQYFRDARITTIYEGTTGIQANDLLGRKILRDNGNAIQLLFKEIEDVLIETKKYEELATIATIVEEALTDARISCEHLISNPSLYNKYSHAKDLLMMLGWLLTGWLSLNESLACLSKISIDEDVHNYYSQKLRGLTYYIIQFVPQCSSIKKSIVNNLILNNHTDINDLLSQQ, encoded by the coding sequence ATGCAATGTTATAAAGCCCCATTAAAAGATATACAATTTTTATTACATGATGTACTAGGATACAATTCTTTGAAAAATTGTTACGATCCAGAATTATTGGATATAGAGTTATGTAATTCTGTATTGGAAGAATGCGCAAAGTTTACTGAATCTGTATTATCCCCTATAAATAAAGTTGGAGATCAACAAGGTAGTACATTCCTTGACGGCAAAGTAAAAACTGCTGAGGGATTTAAAGAAGCCTATCAACAATTTATTAATGCAGGATGGAACGGTCTTATTTCTTCACCTGACTTTGGTGGTCAAGGGCTACCAATTATGTTGTCGGCTGCAACTGAAGAAATGTGGCATGCCGCTAATATGTCCTTTACACTATGTCCCTTATTAACACGAGGAGCAATCGAAGCCATAGAATTCGCAGCATCACATGAATTAAAAGATAAATACCTACCCAATATGATACAAGGTACATGGACGGGCACCATGAATCTTACTGAACCACAAGCGGGCTCTGATTTATCTGCCATAAAAACAAAAGCTATAAAAGAAGATAATCACTATAAGATTTTTGGACAAAAAATATATATTACTTATGGTGATCATGATTTAACTGACAATATAATTCATTTGGTATTAGCGAGATTACCTGATGCTCCCCCTGGAATCAAAGGGATTTCACTTTTTCTAGTACCAAAGTATTTGGTTAATGATGATGGTTCTTTAGGACCATTAAATGACATTAAAACAGTTTCAATTGAACATAAGTTAGGTATTCACGCGAGTCCCACTTGCGTTTTATCTTATGGTGATAGGGAAGGGGCCATCGGTTATTTAATTGGCGAAGAAAACCGAGGCATTGAAATCATGTTTGTTATGATGAATGCTGCACGTTTTTCTGTTGGCGTTCAAGGTTATGCAATTGCAGAAATGGCCTATCAAGCTGCCTACTCATATACAAAAGAGAGAAAACAAGGTATTCCAATTGGTTCAAAGGAACCATTGCCAATTTTATACCATCCTGATGTAGCACAATCTCTTTTAGGTCTTAGACTAAAGATTAATGCGTGTCGTCATTTGTCCTATTACGCTGCAAAAATGTTAGATTTAAGACGATCTCATGATGATAATGAAAAACTATTTTCTTCTCAACGTTCAGATTTATTAACGCCTATTGTTAAAGCTTTTTGTACAGAAATAGGTAATAGTATTTGTTATGAAAGTGTGCAGTTATTTGGTGGTATGGGATTTATCGAAGAAACTGGTGTAGCGCAATATTTTCGTGACGCTCGTATTACGACAATTTATGAAGGTACAACAGGAATACAAGCCAATGATTTGCTAGGTAGAAAAATTCTCCGCGATAATGGTAACGCAATACAACTATTATTTAAGGAAATAGAAGATGTTCTTATAGAAACAAAAAAATATGAAGAGTTAGCTACAATAGCCACAATAGTTGAAGAAGCACTTACTGACGCCAGAATTAGCTGTGAACATCTAATATCAAACCCCTCTTTATATAATAAATATAGCCATGCAAAGGATCTTTTAATGATGCTAGGTTGGTTATTGACCGGATGGTTGTCATTAAACGAGTCATTAGCATGCTTATCAAAAATATCAATTGATGAAGACGTGCATAACTATTATTCTCAAAAACTCCGTGGATTAACCTACTACATTATTCAATTTGTACCACAATGCAGTAGCATTAAGAAATCAATAGTTAATAATTTAATTCTTAATAACCATACAGATATTAATGACTTATTGAGTCAACAATGA
- a CDS encoding alpha/beta fold hydrolase, translating to MNKHHYLALWLNGFHKVNYFTWGHPNPNRTTIAVHGLTRNAHDFDFLAQHLSKDYHVICPDIVGRGLSDWLRNKTDYGYPLYLSDMASLISRLNVDSVNWIGTSMGGIIGMMLAAQENSPIKKLVINDVGTHISATALQRLAKYVGLNPTFSSLRDAEDYFRKTYSSFGNLTDEQWRHMTVHGVFKTKDGLYQLSYDPAIVNVFNVQPIVDIDLSYFWLKITCPVLLIRGKESDLLSKNTVNWMKMSKPSMKFVEFDDCGHAPHLMSTEHVQIIKEFLDE from the coding sequence ATGAATAAACATCATTATTTGGCATTATGGTTAAATGGATTTCATAAAGTAAATTATTTTACTTGGGGACATCCTAACCCTAATCGTACAACCATTGCTGTACATGGATTAACAAGAAATGCACATGACTTTGACTTTTTAGCACAGCATTTAAGTAAAGACTATCATGTGATATGTCCTGATATTGTAGGCCGTGGATTGAGTGACTGGTTACGCAACAAAACCGATTATGGCTATCCATTGTATTTATCTGATATGGCATCCTTAATTTCCCGCTTAAATGTCGACTCTGTAAATTGGATCGGTACTTCAATGGGTGGGATTATTGGAATGATGCTTGCAGCGCAAGAGAATTCACCCATAAAGAAATTAGTTATTAATGACGTAGGTACTCATATTTCTGCTACTGCTTTGCAACGTTTGGCTAAATATGTTGGATTAAATCCTACTTTTAGTAGTCTTCGTGATGCAGAGGATTATTTTAGAAAAACGTATTCCAGCTTTGGCAACTTAACAGATGAACAATGGCGTCATATGACAGTACATGGGGTCTTTAAAACCAAGGACGGTCTTTATCAACTGTCTTATGATCCAGCGATTGTCAATGTATTTAATGTTCAACCTATTGTAGATATAGATTTAAGCTATTTTTGGCTTAAAATTACATGTCCAGTATTGTTAATAAGAGGTAAGGAATCTGATCTCTTATCTAAAAATACAGTTAATTGGATGAAGATGAGTAAACCATCAATGAAGTTTGTGGAGTTTGATGATTGTGGTCATGCCCCACATTTGATGTCTACTGAACATGTGCAAATAATAAAAGAATTTTTAGATGAATGA
- a CDS encoding cyclodeaminase/cyclohydrolase family protein has protein sequence MIENQTLQSFLSDLASAKPTPGGGGAAAVSGAMGAALISMVANLTIGKKGYESVENEMNEQLTQSENLRKIFISLIDEDINTFNQLMSAYKLPKDTDEQKLERSATIQLRLKDATLTPLSIAKTALEGILLAQRSAQFGNTMVISDAGVAVEMLLSALKSAALNVFINAPSIKDHTFKEVALKEIDELMIRGSSIAEQVFENVKDKLKS, from the coding sequence ATGATTGAAAATCAAACGTTACAATCTTTTTTAAGCGATCTTGCTAGCGCCAAACCCACTCCCGGAGGTGGGGGCGCAGCTGCTGTGTCAGGTGCTATGGGTGCTGCATTAATTTCAATGGTTGCTAATCTTACAATTGGAAAAAAAGGTTATGAATCTGTTGAAAATGAAATGAACGAGCAACTTACCCAATCAGAAAATTTAAGAAAAATCTTTATTTCTTTAATAGATGAAGATATAAACACATTTAATCAATTAATGAGTGCTTATAAACTTCCCAAAGATACAGATGAACAAAAATTAGAAAGATCTGCAACTATTCAATTAAGGTTAAAAGACGCAACTCTTACACCATTAAGTATAGCAAAAACCGCACTTGAGGGTATCTTACTTGCGCAACGATCTGCTCAATTTGGGAATACAATGGTTATTAGCGATGCAGGTGTAGCAGTGGAAATGCTTCTTTCAGCACTTAAAAGTGCTGCCTTAAATGTATTTATTAATGCGCCATCAATAAAAGACCATACTTTTAAAGAAGTTGCTTTAAAAGAAATAGATGAACTTATGATTAGAGGTTCATCTATTGCCGAACAAGTCTTTGAAAATGTGAAAGACAAGTTAAAATCTTAA
- a CDS encoding NADP-dependent methylenetetrahydromethanopterin/methylenetetrahydrofolate dehydrogenase, whose protein sequence is MKKLLFQLDTDSKPSAFDIVVAYDGGADHVSSYSSITPENVKPIIEGSIFTRAPKDKKNTALFIGGSDLEAGQQLFEAVQKQFFSNFRVSLMLDSNGANTTAAACIAMLTKDNNIKGMNAVILGGTGPVGQRAAIMLAQEGAQVSITGRQFEKTKNITDTIHKRFSVDISPLAAPELHDRQQIVENMDIVIATGASGVVLLDASTWQNSSTIKLLADANASPPAGIEGIEIMDKGIDRFGKKTFGSIGFGSLKLALHRKCIEKLFEANNIVLDANEIYALAKDMIRE, encoded by the coding sequence ATGAAAAAACTTTTATTTCAATTAGATACAGATAGTAAACCAAGTGCTTTTGATATAGTAGTAGCATATGATGGCGGTGCTGATCATGTTTCTTCCTACTCATCAATTACGCCTGAAAATGTTAAACCTATTATAGAAGGTTCAATTTTTACTAGGGCACCTAAGGATAAAAAAAATACAGCATTATTTATAGGTGGAAGTGATCTAGAAGCAGGTCAACAATTATTTGAAGCAGTACAAAAACAGTTCTTTTCAAATTTTCGTGTGTCTTTAATGCTCGATAGTAATGGTGCTAATACTACCGCTGCTGCTTGTATTGCAATGTTAACTAAAGATAACAATATTAAAGGTATGAATGCTGTAATCTTAGGTGGAACAGGTCCAGTAGGTCAACGCGCTGCTATTATGTTGGCTCAAGAAGGTGCTCAGGTGAGTATAACTGGACGTCAATTTGAGAAAACAAAGAATATTACAGATACCATTCACAAACGTTTTTCTGTAGATATTTCTCCCTTAGCAGCACCGGAATTACATGATCGACAGCAAATTGTTGAAAATATGGACATTGTTATTGCAACAGGTGCCTCTGGAGTAGTACTTTTAGATGCTTCAACTTGGCAAAATTCATCTACTATAAAATTACTTGCAGATGCTAACGCTTCACCTCCAGCTGGAATCGAAGGCATAGAAATAATGGATAAGGGTATAGACAGATTCGGCAAAAAAACCTTTGGCTCTATTGGATTTGGTTCTCTAAAGTTAGCTTTACATCGAAAATGTATTGAAAAACTTTTTGAAGCTAATAACATTGTTCTTGATGCCAACGAAATTTACGCTCTTGCAAAAGATATGATAAGGGAATAA
- a CDS encoding electron transfer flavoprotein-ubiquinone oxidoreductase gives MYYDVVVVGAGVSGLGCAIKLKQLAEKNNKEISICVIEKGSSVGAHILSGAVMEPTALNELFPDWQKRGAPLRVPVTSDHFFYFTGKNTFSLPIPKTLDNTGNFIGSVSQYCQWLAEQAEQLGVEIYPGFSATQVLYNDNNEVIGITTGDMGRDKEGNPTQQFQQGLDIFAKQTVFAEGCRGSLSEELKKRFLLTNYSDPQTYALGFKEIWEIDAGVHQKGKVIHGIGWPLSSDTYGGSWIYHMDDRQISIGLVVGLDYKNPYLNPFEEFQKLKTHPYIKKILTGGRRLSYGARALSEGGWQSLPKLSFPGGLLIGDAAGFVNVAKIKGTHTALKTGMVAAEEIFKQITIHSNSPTEITNFTNTIKDSWVGKELFTIRNIRPSFKFGRLFGLIYSALEFYLFKGNVPWTFKNHSDHLQLLPTKTQQPIHYSKPDGIITFDKSSSIYLANIHHQENQPVHLQLRNPDVAINTNYFIYGSPESKYCPAGVYEIVKELSAPPKLIINSQNCIHCKTCDIKDPTQNIKWTCPEGGSGPNYSNM, from the coding sequence ATGTATTATGATGTTGTAGTAGTTGGAGCAGGTGTTTCTGGCTTAGGCTGCGCAATAAAATTAAAACAATTAGCAGAAAAAAACAATAAAGAAATCTCTATTTGTGTTATTGAGAAAGGTAGTAGCGTAGGCGCACATATCTTATCTGGTGCAGTAATGGAACCTACAGCATTAAATGAGCTTTTTCCTGATTGGCAAAAAAGAGGTGCTCCATTACGAGTTCCTGTCACATCTGACCACTTTTTTTACTTTACAGGCAAAAATACTTTTTCGCTTCCTATACCAAAGACACTTGATAACACTGGCAATTTTATTGGTAGCGTGAGCCAATATTGCCAATGGTTAGCAGAACAAGCAGAACAATTAGGCGTAGAAATCTACCCTGGATTCTCCGCGACACAAGTTTTGTATAATGATAACAATGAAGTAATTGGTATTACGACTGGGGATATGGGACGTGATAAAGAAGGTAATCCCACTCAACAGTTTCAACAAGGATTAGATATTTTTGCTAAACAAACAGTATTCGCAGAAGGGTGTCGCGGATCTCTTAGTGAGGAACTAAAGAAAAGATTCTTACTTACCAATTATTCAGACCCGCAAACTTACGCATTAGGATTTAAAGAAATTTGGGAAATAGATGCAGGTGTTCATCAAAAAGGTAAGGTTATTCATGGTATAGGTTGGCCATTAAGTTCAGATACTTATGGTGGATCATGGATTTATCATATGGATGATAGACAAATTTCTATTGGACTAGTAGTTGGTTTAGATTATAAAAATCCCTATTTAAACCCCTTTGAAGAATTCCAAAAATTAAAAACACATCCGTATATAAAAAAAATACTAACAGGTGGAAGGCGTCTTAGTTATGGTGCACGTGCGCTATCTGAAGGTGGTTGGCAATCCTTACCAAAGTTAAGCTTTCCCGGTGGATTATTAATTGGTGATGCTGCTGGGTTTGTAAATGTAGCAAAAATCAAAGGTACACATACAGCGCTTAAAACAGGAATGGTTGCAGCCGAGGAGATATTTAAGCAAATCACTATACATAGTAATTCTCCAACTGAAATCACTAATTTTACAAACACAATTAAAGACAGCTGGGTAGGAAAAGAATTATTTACAATAAGGAATATTAGGCCTTCCTTTAAATTTGGAAGATTATTTGGACTAATATATAGCGCATTAGAGTTTTATTTGTTCAAAGGAAATGTTCCTTGGACATTTAAGAACCACAGTGATCACTTACAATTACTGCCCACCAAAACCCAACAACCAATACATTATTCAAAACCAGATGGTATAATCACCTTTGATAAAAGTAGCTCAATTTATCTTGCCAATATACATCATCAAGAAAATCAACCCGTGCATTTACAATTAAGAAATCCTGATGTAGCGATTAATACAAATTATTTTATTTACGGATCACCTGAAAGTAAATATTGTCCTGCAGGGGTATATGAAATAGTAAAAGAATTAAGTGCACCACCAAAATTAATTATTAATTCGCAAAATTGTATACACTGTAAAACTTGTGATATCAAAGACCCAACACAGAACATAAAATGGACCTGTCCTGAGGGGGGAAGTGGGCCTAATTATTCAAATATGTAA
- a CDS encoding 5-formyltetrahydrofolate cyclo-ligase — protein sequence MSTEQKKIIREQVIRRRSLLSNEERKENELRILKYFMDLDVISKYQTFMVYSSFGSEINTWPIINYLYQYTNQIIFPKVDPISKQLKLYLVNNKNHLTPGIWNILEPDEQQCEPIAIESVNFILVPGLAFDKDGYRIGYGGGYYDKLLAQHSCHAYKVAISFDCQMINNVPKESFDQPINVLITEEQVYYFKDN from the coding sequence ATGAGTACAGAACAGAAAAAAATTATCAGAGAACAAGTAATTAGAAGAAGATCTTTACTTAGTAACGAAGAAAGAAAAGAGAATGAATTACGTATTTTAAAGTACTTTATGGATTTAGACGTTATTTCAAAGTACCAAACATTTATGGTTTATTCATCCTTTGGCTCAGAAATTAATACTTGGCCAATTATTAATTATCTCTATCAATATACTAACCAAATTATTTTTCCAAAAGTTGATCCTATTTCGAAACAATTAAAACTGTATTTGGTAAATAATAAAAACCATCTCACTCCTGGTATATGGAATATATTAGAACCAGATGAGCAACAATGCGAACCCATAGCTATAGAAAGTGTTAATTTTATACTTGTGCCTGGTTTAGCATTTGATAAAGATGGTTACCGAATTGGTTATGGCGGTGGATATTATGATAAGTTATTGGCACAACATTCTTGTCATGCTTATAAAGTCGCAATTAGTTTTGATTGTCAGATGATAAATAATGTTCCTAAAGAAAGTTTCGATCAGCCAATTAATGTACTAATTACTGAAGAACAAGTTTATTATTTTAAAGATAACTAA
- a CDS encoding alpha/beta fold hydrolase — protein MILEFNLENKKEYLFQTDNFRFNNGQTLASVTIGITSFGYPKFDADGQITNAILLLHGTSGTAESWFIPSLTQFLFTSNNPLNQKDYFFIVPDSLGHGRSSKPSDKFGMNFPHYGYLDMVHLVKLAICKTFPITCLFAVIGTSMGGMHTWLMALEFKRFIRKAVAIACMPYEISGRNLLWRKIITSTMDTIVTECANDTVVIDSVFKNIWPLFSVMTDSATHLQRIAPNREKSLLHHTQLINNSSTLNAVDMMYRLSASFDYNPEPHIEKLDIPFLMINFKDDLLTPLEVMNIQELLKRNSNLTINIIDPDNNFSFGHQNLSQGKIWGTLVDQFIR, from the coding sequence ATGATATTAGAATTTAATTTAGAAAATAAAAAAGAGTACCTGTTTCAAACAGATAATTTTAGGTTTAACAATGGTCAGACATTGGCATCTGTAACTATAGGTATAACGAGTTTTGGATATCCTAAATTTGATGCAGATGGTCAGATTACCAACGCTATCTTATTACTTCATGGAACCTCTGGTACAGCTGAGAGTTGGTTTATACCTTCATTAACTCAATTCTTATTTACGTCTAACAACCCATTAAATCAAAAAGATTATTTTTTTATTGTTCCAGATTCCCTGGGTCATGGTAGATCAAGTAAACCTAGTGACAAATTTGGGATGAACTTCCCGCATTATGGTTATCTTGATATGGTGCACTTAGTTAAATTAGCCATTTGTAAAACCTTTCCAATTACATGTTTATTTGCAGTGATTGGCACATCGATGGGTGGTATGCATACCTGGCTTATGGCTCTTGAGTTTAAAAGATTTATTAGAAAAGCTGTCGCTATTGCCTGTATGCCTTATGAGATTTCTGGAAGAAATTTATTATGGAGAAAAATCATTACTAGCACAATGGACACAATAGTTACAGAGTGTGCAAATGATACAGTTGTAATTGATTCAGTTTTTAAAAATATTTGGCCGCTTTTTTCTGTAATGACAGATAGTGCAACACATCTCCAACGTATAGCTCCAAACCGTGAAAAATCCTTATTACACCACACTCAATTAATTAATAACTCAAGTACGTTAAACGCAGTTGATATGATGTATCGATTGTCAGCTTCCTTTGATTATAACCCCGAACCACATATCGAGAAATTAGATATTCCATTTTTGATGATTAATTTTAAGGATGATCTTTTAACACCACTTGAAGTAATGAATATTCAAGAATTACTTAAACGAAATAGTAATTTAACAATTAATATTATTGATCCTGATAATAATTTTTCCTTTGGTCATCAAAACCTCTCTCAAGGTAAAATATGGGGTACATTAGTTGACCAATTTATACGTTAA